The following proteins are co-located in the Nitrospirota bacterium genome:
- a CDS encoding Slp family lipoprotein translates to MNRNVSFQELKKEPEKFKGTWVMLGGMIITSKNTKEGTLLEILQKPLDTDGRPLETDSTEGRFLVQSDTFLDSAVYHEGRPITVVAEAFGLKELPLDDIRYQYPLLIVKDLHLWGPSQGPRFFFGIGVSHRL, encoded by the coding sequence GTGAACAGAAACGTATCCTTCCAGGAATTGAAAAAGGAACCGGAAAAGTTCAAGGGAACTTGGGTCATGCTCGGGGGCATGATCATTACGTCAAAGAATACCAAAGAAGGCACTCTCCTTGAAATACTCCAAAAGCCGCTGGACACGGACGGAAGGCCGCTCGAGACAGACTCGACGGAAGGGCGATTTCTTGTTCAGTCCGATACGTTTCTGGATTCAGCCGTATATCATGAAGGAAGACCGATCACGGTCGTTGCCGAGGCCTTCGGTCTCAAAGAACTGCCCCTCGACGACATCAGGTATCAGTATCCTCTTCTCATCGTGAAGGACCTGCATCTTTGGGGTCCATCGCAGGGACCGCGCTTCTTTTTTGGGATCGGAGTGTCGCACCGGCTGTAG